The following coding sequences are from one Dermacentor silvarum isolate Dsil-2018 chromosome 4, BIME_Dsil_1.4, whole genome shotgun sequence window:
- the LOC119448086 gene encoding uncharacterized protein LOC119448086, with amino-acid sequence MAKNMRNLRAAREYVDAVVQRLRDDVLLKEVGQCELRSTSDGSDWKLHGGTIRGLGRIGHDGRPWLIEVQPHSEGDAEVLPHSEGDAETPAPKRFDVAAMVLVRDCEFEAFYDYASVMQQVSGKVSGKVEIVRVDMLIGHPKGPDDVPELKVFDTKEFTGLALAKVSVGVLHQKFITEATAQAVRSCIEQAMTIRVAPLLATVLKGIAFPDFNKVQH; translated from the exons GCAACCTCCGCGCTGCGCGCGAATACGTGGACGCCGTGGTGCAGCGCCTTCGCGACGACGTGCTGCTGAAAGAGGTGGGGCAGTGCGAACTGCGCAGCACGAGCGACGGCTCCGACTGGAAGCTGCACGGTGGCACCATCCGCGGCCTGGGCCGGATAGGCCACGACGGCAGGCCATGGCTGATCGAGGTGCAGCCGCacagcgaaggcgacgccgaGGTGCTGCCACacagcgaaggcgacgccgaGACACCGGCTCCGAAGCGCTTCGACGTGGCCGCCATGGTGCTGGTGCGCGACTGCGAGTTTGAGGCTTTCTACGACTACGCGAGCGTCATGCAACAGGTCTCGGGAAAGGTCTCCGGAAAGGTGGAGATCGTGCGTGTGGACATGCTCATTGGCC ACCCCAAGGGGCCAGATGACGTGCCTGAGCTGAAGGTGTTCGACACGAAGGAGTTCACGGGCCTGGCGCTTGCGAAGGTGAGCGTTGGCGTGCTTCACCAGAAGTTCATCACAGAAGCCACCGCTCAGGCTGTGCGCAGCTGCATCGAGCAAGCGATGACGATACGTGTGGCACCACTGCTCGCCACCGTGCTCAAGGGCATCGCTTTCCCAGACTTCAACAAAGTGCAGCATTAG